A section of the Streptomyces sp. NBC_00178 genome encodes:
- the egtB gene encoding ergothioneine biosynthesis protein EgtB has product MTDTPAPSTGREHDAEILRERALAALLAARERTALLTDSVDDDELTAQHSPLMSPLVWDLAHIGNQEELWLLRAVGGREALRPEIDGLYDAFEHSRASRPSLPLLAPAEARTYAADVRGRALDILGGAPLHGGGRPLEQAGFAFGMVAQHEQQHDETMLITHQLRTGPAVLSAPEPPGPTDTVSLPAEVLVAGGPFTMGTSTEPWALDNERPAHRREVAAFHIDTAPVTCGAYQRFIEDGGYTDARWWAPEGWDMVREHGLEAPLFWHRDAGQWLRRRFGVTEPVPADEPVLHVSWYEADAYARWAGRRLPTEPEWEKAARHDPASGRSLRYPWGDDDPTAERANLGQRHLRPAAAGAYPAGRSPVGAGQMVGDVWEWTSSDFLPYPGFVAFPYREYSEVFFGPGHKVLRGGSFAVDPVAVRGTFRNWDLPVRRQIFSGFRTARDA; this is encoded by the coding sequence ATGACCGACACCCCCGCTCCGTCCACCGGCCGGGAGCACGACGCGGAGATACTGCGCGAGCGTGCCCTGGCAGCCCTTCTCGCGGCCCGCGAGCGCACCGCTCTGCTCACCGACAGCGTCGACGACGACGAACTGACCGCGCAGCACTCCCCGCTGATGTCGCCCCTGGTCTGGGACCTGGCGCACATCGGCAACCAGGAGGAGCTGTGGCTGCTGCGGGCCGTGGGAGGCCGCGAGGCCCTGCGCCCGGAGATCGACGGGCTGTACGACGCCTTCGAGCACTCCCGGGCCAGCCGCCCGTCCCTGCCCCTCCTGGCGCCCGCCGAGGCGCGGACCTACGCCGCCGATGTGCGCGGCCGGGCCCTGGACATCCTCGGCGGTGCGCCCCTGCACGGCGGGGGCCGTCCGCTCGAACAGGCGGGCTTCGCTTTCGGCATGGTCGCCCAGCACGAACAGCAGCACGACGAAACGATGCTGATCACCCATCAGCTGCGCACGGGGCCTGCGGTGCTCAGCGCACCGGAGCCCCCCGGTCCGACGGACACCGTCTCCCTGCCGGCGGAGGTCCTCGTCGCGGGGGGCCCGTTCACCATGGGCACCTCGACCGAGCCGTGGGCCCTGGACAACGAGAGGCCCGCCCACCGACGCGAGGTGGCGGCGTTCCACATCGACACCGCCCCGGTCACCTGTGGCGCCTATCAGCGCTTCATCGAGGACGGCGGCTACACGGACGCCCGCTGGTGGGCACCCGAAGGCTGGGACATGGTCCGCGAACACGGCCTGGAGGCACCGCTGTTCTGGCACCGCGACGCCGGCCAGTGGCTGCGCAGGCGCTTCGGCGTCACCGAGCCGGTACCCGCGGACGAGCCGGTGCTCCACGTCAGCTGGTACGAGGCCGACGCCTACGCCCGCTGGGCCGGCCGGCGGCTGCCGACGGAGCCGGAGTGGGAGAAGGCCGCCCGCCACGACCCCGCCTCGGGCCGTTCGCTGCGCTACCCCTGGGGCGACGACGACCCGACCGCCGAGCGGGCCAATCTGGGCCAGCGCCATCTGCGGCCGGCCGCGGCGGGCGCGTACCCGGCCGGCCGTTCCCCGGTGGGCGCCGGCCAGATGGTCGGCGACGTGTGGGAGTGGACGTCGAGCGACTTCCTGCCCTATCCCGGCTTCGTGGCGTTCCCCTACCGCGAGTACTCCGAGGTGTTCTTCGGCCCCGGGCACAAGGTGCTGCGCGGGGGTTCGTTCGCCGTGGACCCGGTGGCGGTCCGTGGCACGTTCCGCAACTGGGACCTTCCCGTGCGGCGTCAGATCTTCTCCGGCTTCCGTACCGCGAGGGATGCCTGA
- a CDS encoding GNAT family N-acetyltransferase, which produces MTVLPLSTPAHPSTAAPAVVPAPRRTAADAASGYRVGLATGPEDVRAAQRLRHLVFAGELGARLDSLEPGLDADAFDAHCDHLLVRENATGDVVATYRLLPPEGARRAGGLYAEGEFDLGRLRPIRDDLVEVGRSCVHPAHRDGAVIALIWAGLARYMERTGHNWLAGCCSVPLADGGALAARSWDTVRTHNLAPEEYWVTPHRLWDASGQPAAGPAGRAALPPLLRGYLRLGAWVCGAPAHDPDFDVADLYVLLSMRRTDPRYLRHFLSLAPLR; this is translated from the coding sequence ATGACCGTGCTGCCCCTCTCCACGCCCGCGCACCCCTCCACCGCCGCACCCGCCGTCGTCCCCGCGCCCCGGCGGACCGCGGCCGACGCGGCCTCCGGATACCGCGTCGGTCTGGCCACCGGCCCGGAGGACGTACGGGCCGCGCAGCGCCTGCGCCACCTGGTGTTCGCCGGAGAGCTCGGAGCCCGGCTCGACAGCCTGGAACCGGGACTGGACGCCGACGCCTTCGACGCCCACTGCGACCACCTGCTCGTGCGGGAGAACGCCACCGGTGACGTCGTGGCCACCTACCGGCTGCTGCCCCCCGAGGGTGCCCGGCGCGCCGGCGGCCTGTACGCGGAGGGTGAGTTCGACCTCGGCAGGCTCCGGCCGATCCGTGACGACCTCGTCGAGGTGGGCAGGTCCTGCGTCCACCCCGCACACCGGGACGGTGCCGTCATCGCCCTCATCTGGGCCGGCCTCGCCCGGTACATGGAGCGCACCGGCCACAACTGGCTCGCAGGCTGCTGCTCCGTACCCCTCGCCGACGGCGGCGCGCTCGCCGCCAGGAGCTGGGACACGGTGCGGACCCACAACCTGGCGCCGGAGGAGTACTGGGTCACGCCCCACCGCCTCTGGGACGCGTCCGGTCAACCCGCCGCCGGGCCGGCGGGCCGGGCGGCCCTCCCGCCGCTGCTGCGCGGCTACCTCCGCCTCGGCGCCTGGGTCTGCGGTGCGCCGGCGCACGACCCCGACTTCGACGTCGCGGACCTGTACGTCCTGCTCTCGATGCGCCGCACCGATCCCCGCTACCTGCGCCACTTCCTCTCGCTGGCCCCGCTGCGATGA
- a CDS encoding lysophospholipid acyltransferase family protein: protein MSVWLPAAPCTPAECAHHEDALRPPIAAGGLLVAGFAVTLLGVLCVPAALLLRQHHRDRLIRRWAYTVVRAFGVRVRVTGDAVPPARASTGELVVANHVSWLDIPLLATVLPARMLAKSEIRSWPLLGPVAALGGTLFIERDRLRALPGTVRALAGALVAGSRVAVFPEGGTWCGRTGGRFRPAAFQAAVDAAAPVRPVRIAYRTSRSQGAAGAAAFVGDDPLAASLWRVVTAAGLTAEIHVLPQISSVGEPGRRALARRAQSAVANESANLPPSSVHH, encoded by the coding sequence ATGAGCGTCTGGCTGCCCGCCGCGCCCTGCACCCCGGCGGAGTGCGCGCACCACGAGGACGCCCTTCGCCCGCCGATCGCCGCCGGCGGCCTGCTCGTCGCCGGCTTCGCCGTCACCCTGCTCGGTGTGCTGTGCGTGCCCGCCGCACTGCTCCTGAGGCAGCACCACCGGGACCGTCTGATCCGCCGGTGGGCGTACACGGTGGTGCGTGCCTTCGGCGTACGCGTACGCGTCACCGGGGACGCCGTCCCACCCGCGCGGGCTTCGACGGGGGAGCTCGTGGTCGCCAACCACGTCTCCTGGCTGGACATCCCGCTGCTCGCCACCGTGCTCCCCGCCCGGATGCTGGCCAAGAGCGAGATACGGTCCTGGCCGCTCCTCGGGCCGGTCGCCGCGCTCGGCGGCACGCTGTTCATCGAGCGGGACCGGCTGCGCGCCCTCCCGGGCACGGTGCGCGCGCTCGCCGGCGCGCTGGTCGCCGGATCACGGGTGGCCGTCTTCCCCGAGGGCGGCACCTGGTGCGGCCGCACCGGAGGCCGGTTCCGGCCGGCGGCCTTCCAGGCGGCGGTGGACGCAGCCGCTCCCGTCCGTCCCGTCCGGATCGCCTACCGGACCTCGCGGTCGCAGGGGGCGGCGGGCGCGGCCGCGTTCGTCGGGGACGACCCGCTCGCCGCCTCCCTGTGGCGGGTGGTGACCGCCGCCGGGCTCACCGCCGAGATCCACGTCCTGCCGCAGATCTCCTCAGTCGGCGAACCCGGCCGGCGGGCACTGGCGCGCAGGGCTCAGTCCGCGGTCGCCAACGAGAGCGCGAACCTGCCGCCCTCGTCCGTCCACCACTGA
- a CDS encoding DUF6381 family protein → MSSAGESGGRVRQLRAKAQELNEAADRATDPEQRQRLQDKARRLREQSEQESALTDRGMDPMV, encoded by the coding sequence ATGAGCAGTGCAGGAGAGTCCGGTGGCCGCGTCCGGCAGCTGCGGGCCAAGGCGCAGGAGCTCAACGAAGCCGCGGACCGCGCCACCGATCCGGAACAGCGGCAGCGGCTCCAGGACAAGGCCCGGCGCCTGCGGGAGCAGAGCGAACAGGAAAGCGCGCTGACCGACCGCGGAATGGACCCGATGGTGTAG
- a CDS encoding type 1 glutamine amidotransferase domain-containing protein codes for MTDRNLDGRRVLVIVTNYGVEQDELVVPVRQLRDAGATVDVAAVSADPIRTLVGDKDPGETVRPSFTLSDTDPDGYDMLLVPGGTLNADTLRLQDATMEIVRSFTTTGRPVAAICHGPWALVESDVLKNKTLTSYASLRTDIRNAGGSWVDEPVVRDDAGGWALITSRDPDDLDDFLGVIREELAAVAS; via the coding sequence ATGACGGACCGGAACCTCGACGGGCGCCGCGTGCTGGTGATCGTGACCAACTACGGCGTCGAGCAGGACGAACTCGTCGTGCCCGTACGACAGCTGAGGGACGCGGGAGCGACCGTCGACGTCGCCGCCGTGTCCGCGGATCCCATCCGGACGCTCGTGGGCGACAAGGATCCCGGGGAGACCGTCCGCCCCTCGTTCACCCTGTCCGACACGGACCCGGACGGCTACGACATGCTGCTCGTGCCCGGCGGGACCCTCAACGCCGACACGCTCAGGCTGCAGGACGCCACCATGGAGATCGTCCGGTCGTTCACCACGACCGGACGCCCCGTGGCCGCCATCTGTCACGGTCCGTGGGCACTCGTCGAATCGGACGTCCTGAAGAACAAGACCCTCACGTCGTACGCCTCGCTCCGGACGGACATCCGCAACGCCGGCGGCAGTTGGGTCGACGAACCCGTGGTGAGGGACGACGCCGGCGGCTGGGCCCTGATCACCTCGCGTGATCCGGACGACCTGGACGACTTCCTCGGCGTGATCCGCGAGGAACTCGCGGCGGTGGCTTCCTGA
- a CDS encoding dodecin gives MSNHTYRVTEIVGTSEEGLDAAIRNGVARASETLHNLDWFEMTQVRGHIENGRIAHYQVGLKVGFRLDGDG, from the coding sequence ATGTCCAATCACACCTACCGGGTCACCGAGATCGTAGGAACCTCCGAGGAGGGCCTGGACGCGGCGATCCGGAACGGCGTCGCACGCGCCTCCGAAACTTTGCACAATCTCGACTGGTTCGAGATGACGCAGGTACGCGGACACATCGAGAACGGCCGCATCGCCCACTACCAGGTGGGTCTCAAGGTCGGCTTCCGGCTCGACGGCGACGGCTGA
- the egtC gene encoding ergothioneine biosynthesis protein EgtC: protein MCRHIVYLGPPVALGDVLVTPSHGLVRQSWEPRRQRSGTVNADGFGVGWYAEEDPVPGRYRRAGPVWGDETFADLARVVRSTALLAAVRDATFAGADGEAAAAPFAEGRLLFSHNGAVRGWPGSLAPLAAALPPERLLSLAARSDSALLWALVLHRTSQGDEIGQAVADTVLDVAAAAPGSRLNLLVTDGSTVVGTAWGDSLWYLHDPGRRTVVASEPYDDDPRWREVPDRTLLAATRTDVLTTPLKEPSA from the coding sequence ATGTGCCGTCATATCGTCTATCTGGGGCCGCCGGTGGCCCTCGGCGACGTACTCGTCACGCCCTCGCACGGGCTCGTGCGCCAGTCGTGGGAACCTCGGCGCCAGCGGTCCGGGACGGTCAACGCCGACGGCTTCGGGGTCGGCTGGTACGCGGAGGAGGACCCCGTCCCCGGCCGCTACCGGCGAGCCGGACCGGTCTGGGGCGACGAGACGTTCGCCGATCTCGCCCGTGTGGTGCGCAGCACCGCCCTGCTCGCCGCCGTCCGCGACGCGACGTTCGCCGGAGCGGACGGTGAGGCGGCCGCGGCGCCCTTCGCCGAGGGCCGCCTGCTCTTCAGCCACAACGGCGCGGTGCGGGGGTGGCCCGGCTCGCTGGCGCCGCTGGCGGCCGCCCTGCCTCCCGAGCGGCTGCTGTCACTGGCCGCGCGGAGCGACTCGGCGCTGCTGTGGGCGCTCGTGCTGCACCGGACGTCCCAGGGCGACGAGATAGGACAGGCGGTCGCCGACACCGTCCTCGATGTCGCCGCCGCCGCCCCCGGCTCGCGCCTCAACCTGCTGGTCACCGACGGTTCCACCGTCGTGGGGACCGCGTGGGGCGACTCCCTCTGGTATCTCCACGACCCGGGCCGCCGCACGGTGGTGGCCTCGGAGCCGTACGACGACGATCCCCGCTGGCGCGAGGTCCCGGACCGCACCCTGCTGGCCGCGACCCGCACCGATGTCCTCACCACCCCGCTCAAGGAGCCCTCTGCGTGA
- a CDS encoding extracellular solute-binding protein, with protein MKIRNLAGAVALVSTVALSGCGYLPGSDAGSSKVTVWLMKGSASEEFLDGFKASYEAEHPSVELEFVLQEWGGIGPKVLKALDGDDAPDVIEVGNTQVAQYAETGELRDLTLESMRDLGGEDWLPGLAEPGKVSGGQYGIPWYAANRVVIYNKDLFAQAGITALPETRAQWLDVSEKLDTASEQGIYLAGQNWYVLAGFIWDEGGELADDSGGDWQGALDTPAALRGMDFYKRLQALGDGPKDADEQTPPETDVFAEGDVAQIVSVPGSAALIEQRNPELKGKLGYFPIPGKTADKPGAVFTGGSDLIVPDGADQRGEGVEIVKALAGEKWQTELARAMSYVPNKPSLARAVAGQEGTSVMAEGATEGRATPNSPYWAAVEADNPIKPYMTAVLQGGDPAEEARKASDRITSKLISG; from the coding sequence GTGAAGATCCGCAATCTGGCCGGAGCCGTCGCGCTCGTATCCACCGTGGCGCTGAGCGGCTGCGGTTACCTCCCCGGCTCGGACGCCGGCAGCAGCAAGGTGACCGTCTGGCTGATGAAGGGCAGCGCCTCCGAGGAGTTCCTCGACGGCTTCAAGGCGTCGTACGAGGCCGAGCACCCCTCTGTCGAACTGGAGTTCGTGCTCCAGGAATGGGGCGGCATCGGACCCAAGGTCCTGAAGGCGCTCGACGGTGACGACGCTCCCGATGTCATCGAGGTCGGCAACACCCAGGTCGCCCAGTACGCGGAGACCGGTGAGCTGCGCGACCTCACCCTCGAGTCGATGCGTGACCTGGGAGGGGAGGACTGGCTGCCGGGACTCGCCGAGCCGGGCAAGGTCAGCGGCGGGCAGTACGGAATCCCCTGGTACGCGGCCAACCGGGTCGTGATCTACAACAAGGACCTCTTCGCGCAGGCCGGGATAACGGCTCTCCCGGAGACCCGCGCGCAGTGGCTGGACGTCAGCGAGAAGCTGGACACCGCGAGCGAGCAGGGCATCTACCTCGCCGGACAGAACTGGTACGTCCTCGCCGGCTTCATCTGGGACGAGGGCGGGGAGCTTGCCGACGACAGCGGCGGCGACTGGCAGGGGGCACTCGACACGCCCGCCGCCCTGCGGGGCATGGACTTCTACAAGCGGCTCCAGGCCCTCGGCGACGGCCCGAAGGACGCCGACGAGCAGACACCCCCGGAGACCGACGTGTTCGCCGAGGGAGACGTGGCGCAGATCGTCTCCGTGCCCGGCAGTGCCGCCCTCATCGAGCAGCGGAACCCGGAACTCAAGGGGAAACTCGGCTACTTCCCCATCCCCGGCAAGACGGCGGACAAGCCGGGTGCCGTCTTCACCGGAGGCTCCGACCTCATCGTGCCGGACGGCGCCGACCAGCGCGGCGAGGGGGTCGAGATCGTCAAGGCGCTCGCCGGTGAGAAGTGGCAGACGGAGCTCGCCCGCGCGATGAGCTACGTCCCCAACAAGCCCTCGCTCGCCCGGGCCGTGGCCGGGCAGGAGGGGACCTCCGTCATGGCCGAGGGGGCCACCGAGGGCCGTGCCACGCCCAATTCGCCCTACTGGGCGGCAGTGGAGGCGGACAACCCGATCAAGCCCTACATGACGGCCGTGCTCCAGGGCGGCGACCCGGCCGAGGAGGCCAGGAAGGCGTCGGACCGCATCACCTCCAAGCTGATCAGCGGCTGA
- the egtD gene encoding L-histidine N(alpha)-methyltransferase, which produces MSPFLLTRTLPADATDAALRADVRSGLTAHPKTLPPKWFYDAHGSDLFEEITRLAEYYPTRCEREILIARAGEIAAASGARTLVELGSGSSEKTRHLLDALPGLHTYVPVDVSESALAGAAEALLAERPGLSVHALVADFTHAIELPDTPGPRLVVFLGGTLGNLLPGERAVFLRSVRERLAPGDGLLLGTDLVKDEATLVTAYDDAAGVTAAFNKNVLTVVNRELGADFPPDDFAHVAVWDADHEWIEMRLRARRALTVKIRELDLVVQFEEGEELRTEVSAKFREEGVRAELAAAGMRLDQWWTDEGGRFALSLATAD; this is translated from the coding sequence GTGAGTCCCTTCCTGCTGACCCGCACCCTGCCGGCGGACGCGACGGACGCGGCGCTGCGCGCCGACGTGCGCAGCGGTCTGACCGCGCACCCGAAGACGCTGCCCCCGAAGTGGTTCTACGACGCACACGGCAGCGACCTGTTCGAGGAGATCACCCGGCTGGCCGAGTACTACCCGACGCGTTGTGAACGCGAGATCCTGATCGCCCGGGCCGGGGAGATCGCGGCCGCCTCCGGGGCCCGCACACTGGTGGAACTGGGCTCGGGCTCGTCCGAGAAGACCAGGCACCTGCTGGACGCGCTGCCCGGACTCCACACCTACGTACCCGTCGACGTGAGCGAGAGCGCCCTCGCCGGTGCGGCCGAGGCACTGCTCGCCGAGCGCCCCGGCCTCTCCGTGCACGCGCTCGTCGCCGACTTCACCCACGCCATCGAGCTGCCCGACACCCCCGGCCCCCGGCTGGTGGTGTTCCTGGGCGGGACTCTCGGCAACCTGCTTCCCGGCGAGCGGGCCGTGTTCCTGCGCTCCGTGCGGGAGCGGCTGGCACCGGGTGACGGCCTCCTGCTCGGTACGGACCTGGTCAAGGACGAAGCGACGCTGGTGACGGCCTACGACGACGCCGCCGGGGTGACGGCCGCGTTCAACAAGAACGTCCTGACGGTGGTCAACCGCGAACTGGGGGCGGACTTCCCGCCGGACGACTTCGCCCATGTCGCCGTGTGGGACGCGGATCACGAGTGGATCGAGATGCGGCTGCGGGCGCGCAGGGCGCTGACGGTGAAGATCCGGGAGCTGGACCTGGTGGTGCAGTTCGAGGAGGGCGAGGAGCTGCGCACGGAGGTCTCGGCGAAGTTCCGCGAGGAGGGCGTGCGCGCCGAGCTGGCGGCCGCCGGCATGCGGCTGGATCAGTGGTGGACGGACGAGGGCGGCAGGTTCGCGCTCTCGTTGGCGACCGCGGACTGA